One genomic region from Sulfuriflexus mobilis encodes:
- the ihfA gene encoding integration host factor subunit alpha, protein MALTKAEMAERLFEELGLNKREAKEIVEQFFEEIRGALEQGHQVKLSGFGNFDLRDKNERPGRNPKTGEEIPITARRVVTFRPGQKLKSRVEAYAGTEQ, encoded by the coding sequence ATGGCACTAACAAAAGCAGAAATGGCCGAGCGCCTGTTCGAGGAGCTGGGATTGAACAAACGCGAGGCGAAAGAGATCGTCGAGCAGTTTTTCGAAGAGATCCGCGGTGCGCTCGAGCAAGGACACCAGGTAAAACTCTCCGGTTTTGGAAATTTTGATCTGCGCGATAAGAATGAGCGCCCGGGTCGGAACCCCAAGACAGGCGAAGAAATTCCGATTACCGCACGTCGTGTGGTGACATTCCGCCCCGGACAGAAACTCAAGTCACGAGTAGAAGCATATGCTGGAACCGAGCAATAA
- a CDS encoding MerR family transcriptional regulator, with the protein MLEPSNNNELPAIPGKRYFTIGEVSDLCEVKPHVLRYWEQEFPQLKPVKRRGNRRYYQRQDVIMIRQIRNLLYEQGFTIGGARQKLAGSEAKDDSIQSQQIIRQVRTELEELLHILKT; encoded by the coding sequence ATGCTGGAACCGAGCAATAATAACGAACTGCCCGCGATCCCCGGAAAGCGTTACTTCACCATAGGTGAGGTCAGCGACCTGTGTGAGGTCAAACCACACGTGCTGCGTTATTGGGAACAGGAATTTCCACAGCTGAAGCCGGTAAAACGCCGTGGTAACCGCCGTTATTACCAGCGTCAGGATGTGATCATGATCCGCCAGATCCGCAACCTGCTTTACGAGCAGGGCTTTACGATCGGCGGTGCACGCCAGAAACTGGCCGGTAGTGAGGCCAAGGATGACTCTATCCAGAGCCAGCAGATCATTCGCCAGGTACGTACCGAACTTGAAGAGTTGTTGCATATCCTCAAGACCTGA
- a CDS encoding ANTAR domain-containing response regulator translates to MSTKLKFTEMSSDNNAVLAMTEKVLLITDDSGDSHDLIEVMSELGYRDIRQLNRKSDIYYHARDYQPGMIVVDISIPDESLLESVSAVNKNRPVPIIMFVEESSEDVIADVVKSGVSAYVVDGFHRHRIRPIIDLAIARFQEGQRLKKELNEARCALGDRKDIDRAKGVVMKQKHCDEDTAYKLIRKMAMDKNVRIADIAKQILDISSLLQ, encoded by the coding sequence TTGAGTACAAAGTTAAAATTTACCGAGATGAGTAGTGATAACAACGCTGTATTAGCGATGACGGAGAAAGTGCTCTTGATTACGGATGATTCCGGCGATTCACATGACCTTATCGAGGTCATGTCTGAGCTGGGCTATCGGGATATTCGGCAGTTAAATCGCAAATCAGATATCTATTATCATGCGCGGGATTATCAGCCGGGCATGATAGTGGTCGACATAAGTATCCCAGATGAAAGTCTGCTGGAATCCGTATCGGCAGTAAACAAGAACAGGCCAGTACCGATTATTATGTTTGTCGAAGAAAGTAGTGAGGATGTCATCGCCGACGTAGTCAAGTCGGGCGTAAGCGCCTATGTGGTCGATGGTTTCCATCGGCATCGTATCAGGCCAATTATTGACCTGGCGATAGCCCGATTTCAGGAAGGCCAGCGTCTTAAAAAGGAATTGAACGAGGCCAGGTGTGCACTCGGTGACCGCAAGGATATTGATCGGGCAAAAGGCGTGGTGATGAAGCAAAAACACTGTGATGAGGATACGGCCTATAAGTTAATACGTAAGATGGCCATGGATAAAAATGTCCGTATCGCTGATATTGCCAAACAGATCCTCGATATTTCATCACTCTTGCAATAG
- a CDS encoding ABC transporter ATP-binding protein: MSEHLVISDVSMDFPVPGGVFTALKNVNLKINKGEFVSIIGHSGCGKSTVLNIVAGLYRASRGGVILNGREVNEPGPDRAVVFQNHSLLPWLTAYENVALAVNSIFKGKKTKAEADEWIKHNLELVHMEHALHKRPSEISGGMKQRVGIARALAMEPEVLLLDEPLGALDALTRAHMQDSIMEINAKLGNTVIMITHDVDEAVLLSDSIVMMTNGPEATVGEVLKIELDRPRDRLQLADDPQYNHYRAQVLKFLYDRQHNPAQQVSASVDTGENEKEEKETVAYSQEDAA, from the coding sequence ATGAGTGAACATTTAGTAATTTCAGATGTAAGTATGGATTTTCCCGTACCGGGTGGTGTCTTTACAGCGCTGAAGAATGTCAACCTGAAGATCAATAAAGGCGAATTTGTTTCCATCATTGGTCACTCGGGCTGTGGCAAGTCGACAGTCCTGAATATTGTCGCCGGTCTTTATCGGGCCAGTCGTGGCGGAGTGATCCTGAATGGCAGAGAGGTCAACGAGCCCGGACCAGACCGGGCTGTGGTTTTCCAAAACCATTCTCTGTTGCCATGGCTGACAGCCTATGAAAATGTTGCATTGGCCGTGAATTCTATATTCAAGGGCAAGAAGACAAAGGCCGAGGCCGATGAATGGATTAAGCACAACCTTGAACTCGTGCATATGGAACACGCCCTACACAAGCGCCCCTCGGAGATATCCGGAGGCATGAAACAGCGTGTCGGTATTGCACGGGCACTGGCAATGGAACCCGAGGTCCTGTTGCTGGATGAGCCGCTGGGGGCACTCGATGCGCTGACACGTGCGCATATGCAGGATTCTATCATGGAGATCAATGCCAAACTCGGCAATACTGTGATTATGATCACGCATGACGTCGATGAGGCTGTGTTGTTATCTGATAGTATCGTCATGATGACCAACGGTCCGGAGGCAACAGTAGGCGAGGTTCTGAAGATCGAGCTGGACAGGCCCAGAGACCGTTTGCAGTTGGCCGATGACCCGCAGTACAACCACTATCGTGCCCAGGTGCTGAAGTTCCTTTATGACCGCCAGCATAACCCGGCTCAGCAGGTATCCGCTTCAGTTGATACCGGGGAAAATGAAAAAGAGGAGAAGGAGACAGTCGCTTACTCACAGGAGGATGCGGCCTGA
- the glp gene encoding gephyrin-like molybdotransferase Glp produces MIDPCFNPNDKMLTVDEALHFLLERATPIVDKEQVDLFSARGRVLAEDVHSTINVPPADNTAMDGYALRAADVAKGTGLTVSQRIPAGTVGKRLNAGEAARIFTGAPIPEGADAVVMQEQCVQEGDSLTVNAEVCVGDHIRRAGEDIQAGAKILPAGTRLRPQDVGLIASVGIPKIAVWRKPRVAIFSTGDELVAPGEAVGPGQIYNSNRFILTGLLQTLDCEIIDLGSIPDSLAATVNALQEASKNADLIMTTGGVSVGEEDYVKAALDQLGSVDMWRVAMKPGKPVAFGKVANSAFLGLPGNPVSAFATFCLFARPFILRMMGIEDVMPRRMQVMADFDWPKEGPRREFVRAQLHTDEGVVKATLYPSQSSGVLTSTVWAHGLVEIPEHATVKRGDSITWLDFFELLS; encoded by the coding sequence ATGATTGATCCCTGTTTTAATCCTAACGACAAAATGCTCACGGTCGATGAGGCGCTTCACTTCCTGTTGGAACGTGCCACGCCTATAGTTGATAAAGAACAGGTTGACCTGTTCTCAGCGCGTGGCCGGGTACTGGCCGAGGACGTGCATTCGACGATCAATGTGCCACCGGCCGATAACACGGCGATGGATGGTTACGCACTACGCGCGGCAGATGTTGCGAAGGGTACTGGCCTGACTGTTAGCCAGCGCATCCCGGCCGGGACGGTTGGGAAAAGGCTTAATGCCGGTGAGGCCGCACGCATCTTTACCGGTGCGCCCATCCCGGAGGGCGCTGATGCGGTGGTGATGCAGGAACAGTGCGTGCAGGAAGGGGATAGCCTGACGGTGAATGCAGAGGTCTGCGTTGGTGATCATATCCGTCGAGCCGGCGAAGACATTCAGGCCGGCGCAAAAATCCTGCCAGCCGGTACACGCCTGCGTCCACAAGATGTTGGTTTGATCGCCTCGGTGGGTATCCCAAAGATCGCGGTCTGGCGTAAGCCGCGCGTGGCAATCTTCTCAACCGGCGATGAACTGGTTGCACCGGGTGAAGCCGTTGGGCCGGGTCAAATCTATAACTCGAACCGCTTTATCCTTACCGGTCTGCTACAGACATTAGACTGTGAAATTATCGACCTCGGCAGTATCCCTGATTCACTTGCAGCAACCGTGAACGCATTACAAGAGGCATCGAAGAATGCTGATTTGATTATGACCACCGGTGGTGTCTCAGTCGGCGAAGAGGACTATGTCAAGGCCGCGCTGGATCAACTTGGCAGTGTCGATATGTGGCGTGTTGCCATGAAGCCGGGTAAGCCGGTGGCCTTTGGTAAAGTCGCCAACAGTGCCTTCCTCGGTTTGCCGGGTAACCCGGTGTCGGCCTTTGCGACCTTCTGTTTGTTTGCGCGACCGTTTATCCTGCGCATGATGGGTATAGAGGATGTCATGCCGCGCCGAATGCAGGTGATGGCGGACTTTGACTGGCCGAAAGAAGGTCCACGTCGTGAGTTTGTCCGTGCCCAACTCCATACTGATGAAGGTGTTGTCAAGGCAACACTTTATCCATCACAGAGCTCAGGGGTGTTAACCTCAACGGTGTGGGCGCATGGCCTGGTCGAGATCCCCGAACACGCCACCGTCAAGCGGGGCGATAGCATCACCTGGCTGGATTTTTTCGAATTGCTTTCGTGA
- a CDS encoding ABC transporter permease, with protein MEKSMAYLQGAIVPGIAFIVFLLMWGLTASQIQTSLGVVPGPIQVWEQMRVLVDEHVTERNKAEAFYLRQDARNAKKLEKNPDAKIKIRDYTGKPTFFDQVFTSIYTVASGFIIASLFAIPIGVACGISITLYRAINPLIQIFKPVSPLAWLPIVTIIVSAVYVSDDPMFSKSYLTSAITVTLCCIWPTIINTAVGVTSIDKDLLNVGRVLRLGWWTKVVKIVLPASVPMMFAGLRVSLGIGWMVLIAAEMLAQNPGLGKFVWDEFQNGSSNSLARIMVAVFVIGVIGFMLDKLMLMLQKSVSWDKSLELR; from the coding sequence ATGGAAAAGTCCATGGCGTATCTTCAAGGGGCCATTGTTCCGGGTATAGCCTTTATTGTCTTTCTATTAATGTGGGGGCTTACTGCCTCACAGATCCAGACCTCGCTTGGTGTGGTGCCTGGGCCGATTCAGGTGTGGGAACAAATGCGTGTTCTTGTTGATGAGCATGTGACAGAGCGCAACAAGGCTGAGGCTTTTTACCTCAGGCAGGATGCGCGTAACGCGAAGAAGCTTGAAAAAAATCCGGATGCAAAGATTAAGATACGTGACTATACGGGAAAGCCAACATTCTTTGACCAGGTCTTTACCAGTATTTATACCGTGGCGAGTGGATTCATTATTGCCTCGCTATTTGCTATTCCTATAGGTGTGGCCTGCGGGATTAGCATCACGTTATACAGGGCGATAAATCCGCTTATTCAGATATTCAAGCCGGTGTCCCCTCTGGCGTGGTTGCCGATTGTGACCATAATCGTCAGCGCGGTGTATGTCAGTGACGACCCGATGTTTTCCAAGTCATACCTGACCTCAGCGATTACTGTAACGCTTTGCTGTATCTGGCCTACGATCATCAATACAGCAGTCGGTGTAACATCTATTGATAAGGACCTTCTCAATGTGGGTCGGGTATTAAGACTTGGCTGGTGGACCAAAGTGGTCAAAATTGTATTGCCAGCCTCAGTGCCGATGATGTTTGCCGGCCTGCGCGTGTCTCTGGGTATTGGCTGGATGGTGTTGATCGCGGCAGAAATGCTGGCGCAAAACCCGGGGCTTGGAAAGTTTGTCTGGGATGAATTTCAGAATGGTAGTTCTAATTCCCTGGCACGGATCATGGTTGCCGTGTTTGTTATTGGCGTAATTGGTTTTATGCTCGATAAGCTTATGCTGATGCTGCAAAAGTCGGTTAGCTGGGACAAGAGCCTTGAGTTACGATAA
- the mobA gene encoding molybdenum cofactor guanylyltransferase MobA, translated as MTKPIAYKDVAAVILAGGMGRRVGGEDKGLIELNGKPLIAHVIDIIAPQVESLVISANRNIKQYEAFSYPVIGDRQEGFCGPLAGIDAAFAATDKPYLLCVPCDSPLLPVNLLALMVAALQASDQPMAIATDAQRLHPVINLMKRSVYEGVRKRLEQGDLKLMQWVEATGYARVDFSEQPQRLSNLNSPEDIRLLTKSP; from the coding sequence GTGACAAAGCCCATAGCATATAAAGATGTGGCCGCCGTTATTCTCGCCGGTGGCATGGGTCGTCGTGTAGGTGGTGAAGACAAGGGATTGATCGAGCTGAATGGCAAGCCCCTGATTGCGCATGTTATCGATATCATCGCACCACAAGTCGAGAGCCTGGTAATTAGCGCCAATCGTAACATTAAACAATACGAGGCCTTTTCCTATCCGGTTATTGGCGACAGACAGGAAGGATTTTGTGGGCCACTGGCCGGTATTGATGCGGCGTTTGCCGCAACAGACAAGCCCTATTTACTCTGTGTGCCCTGTGACAGCCCCTTGTTACCCGTAAATCTTCTGGCCCTGATGGTTGCAGCCTTGCAGGCCAGCGATCAGCCTATGGCCATTGCCACGGATGCGCAGCGACTCCACCCGGTGATCAACCTGATGAAAAGAAGTGTTTATGAGGGCGTCCGCAAGAGGCTGGAACAAGGCGACCTGAAACTGATGCAATGGGTTGAGGCCACAGGCTATGCCCGTGTCGACTTTTCCGAGCAGCCACAACGCCTGAGCAACCTGAACAGTCCCGAAGACATCCGTCTACTCACCAAATCCCCCTGA
- a CDS encoding CmpA/NrtA family ABC transporter substrate-binding protein gives MKLLTALRPSRRGFLKQLFIGTAFSLSMTSAGLLPQAVAAVGEPEKEELKFGFIKLTDMAPLAIAYEKGYFEDEGLYVTLEAQANWKVLLDRVIDGELDGAHMLAGQPLGATIGFGTKADIITAFSMDLNGNAITVSNDVWGKMKKHIPHKDGKPVHPIKADALKPVIEEYKQAGKPFKMGMVFPVSTHNYELRYWLAAGGIHPGYYAPAKGDISGQIKADALLSVTPPPQMPSTMEAGTIDGYCVGEPWNQQAVFKGIGVPVVTDYEIWKDNPEKVFGVSKTWAEKNPNTHIRVLKAMIRAAKWLDENNNKNRPEAVKILSKSQYVGADYDVIANSMTGTFEYEKGDKREVPDFNVFFRHNATYPYYSDAIWYLTQMRRWGQISEKKSDNWYMDIARKVYRPDIYAVAAKELIAEDKMKADEFPDFVKESGFKAPQKHFIDNIVYDGSKPNAYLEKFSIGLKGADKP, from the coding sequence ATGAAGTTGTTAACAGCCTTACGCCCATCACGACGAGGTTTCCTCAAGCAGTTATTCATCGGTACGGCATTTTCCCTTTCCATGACATCGGCAGGCCTGTTACCACAGGCCGTTGCCGCCGTCGGTGAGCCGGAAAAAGAGGAATTGAAATTCGGTTTTATTAAACTGACCGATATGGCACCGCTGGCCATTGCCTATGAGAAGGGATACTTTGAAGATGAGGGACTCTATGTGACCCTCGAGGCGCAGGCTAACTGGAAGGTGCTGCTTGATCGTGTTATCGATGGTGAGCTGGACGGGGCGCATATGCTGGCAGGACAGCCACTGGGTGCCACCATCGGCTTTGGTACCAAGGCCGATATCATTACCGCCTTCAGCATGGACCTAAATGGTAATGCCATTACCGTTTCCAATGACGTCTGGGGAAAGATGAAAAAGCACATCCCGCACAAGGATGGCAAACCGGTACACCCGATTAAAGCCGACGCGCTTAAACCCGTCATTGAGGAATACAAACAAGCCGGCAAGCCCTTCAAGATGGGCATGGTCTTCCCGGTATCCACACATAACTATGAGCTACGCTACTGGCTTGCGGCTGGGGGCATACACCCGGGCTATTATGCCCCGGCAAAGGGAGACATCAGCGGTCAGATCAAGGCCGATGCACTGTTGTCCGTCACCCCGCCGCCGCAGATGCCGTCAACCATGGAGGCGGGGACCATCGATGGCTATTGCGTAGGTGAGCCCTGGAACCAGCAAGCCGTCTTCAAAGGTATTGGTGTACCGGTTGTCACGGACTATGAAATCTGGAAGGATAACCCGGAAAAGGTCTTTGGTGTCAGCAAGACCTGGGCCGAAAAAAATCCGAATACGCACATCCGTGTGTTAAAGGCCATGATCCGTGCTGCCAAGTGGCTGGATGAAAATAACAACAAGAATCGTCCCGAGGCGGTGAAGATCCTGTCGAAAAGCCAGTACGTTGGTGCCGATTACGATGTCATTGCCAACAGCATGACCGGGACCTTTGAGTATGAGAAGGGCGACAAGCGTGAGGTGCCGGACTTCAATGTCTTTTTCCGTCACAACGCGACCTATCCCTACTACTCGGATGCCATCTGGTACCTGACCCAGATGCGTCGCTGGGGTCAGATTTCCGAGAAGAAATCTGACAATTGGTACATGGATATTGCCAGGAAGGTTTATCGTCCAGACATTTATGCCGTGGCTGCAAAGGAACTGATTGCCGAAGACAAAATGAAGGCGGATGAGTTTCCGGATTTTGTTAAAGAATCCGGCTTCAAGGCACCACAGAAGCACTTTATCGACAATATTGTCTATGACGGCAGCAAGCCCAATGCCTACCTTGAGAAGTTTTCAATTGGTTTAAAGGGGGCTGACAAGCCATAA
- a CDS encoding glucose-1-phosphate adenylyltransferase — protein MAFAFRTLNSLNTGHSMIEETLAIILAGGAGESLSPLTDERTKAAVPFGGKYRIIDFPLSNCLHSGLRRALVLTQYKSHSLQKHLRDAWSIYNPELGEYITAVPPQMRTGSGWYAGTADAIYQNLYLLERNPAKYVIVLSGDNIYRMDYAVLLQQHLKNNADVTMACVDSAAMCATGCLTLQVDDEQRVRACLQQAPDDVDKKTFSSLGIYIFSKDLLVEALSKDHEQAQSSHGLATDVISGLIDSHRVYAYEFGASEGRVSQDGYWRNIADLDDFYEANMDLLKPVPPIDLYQRDWPIRTHQPQYPPARTVPGVLGNEGISINSIISSGTVIAGGSVQKSILFSNVHIGDEAVVEDSILFDGVKVGDGAHIRNCIIDKDVVIAAATKIGFSASEDGKQFKITPNGVIAIGKSRSDVKP, from the coding sequence ATGGCCTTTGCATTCAGAACATTAAATAGTTTGAATACAGGTCATAGCATGATTGAAGAAACCCTGGCCATTATCCTCGCCGGCGGGGCGGGTGAGAGCCTGTCTCCCTTAACGGATGAGCGTACCAAGGCGGCGGTGCCGTTTGGTGGCAAATACCGTATTATCGACTTCCCCTTGTCTAATTGTCTGCATTCCGGTCTGCGGCGTGCACTGGTATTGACCCAGTACAAGTCGCATTCTCTGCAAAAACACCTGCGTGATGCCTGGTCGATTTATAACCCGGAACTGGGTGAATACATTACGGCCGTACCCCCGCAGATGCGGACCGGCAGCGGCTGGTATGCCGGCACGGCGGATGCCATTTACCAGAATCTTTATCTACTGGAACGAAACCCGGCAAAATATGTGATCGTCCTCTCCGGGGACAATATATATAGAATGGACTACGCCGTGTTGTTACAACAGCATTTGAAAAACAACGCCGATGTGACCATGGCCTGTGTAGATTCAGCCGCTATGTGCGCGACGGGCTGTTTAACACTACAGGTGGATGATGAACAGCGTGTCCGAGCATGTTTGCAACAAGCACCAGATGATGTGGATAAAAAGACTTTTTCCTCACTGGGTATTTATATCTTCTCAAAGGATCTCCTGGTCGAGGCGCTCAGCAAGGACCATGAGCAGGCACAATCCTCCCATGGGCTGGCGACAGATGTGATTTCAGGTCTGATTGACAGCCACCGGGTCTATGCTTATGAGTTTGGTGCCTCAGAGGGCAGGGTGAGCCAGGATGGTTACTGGCGGAATATCGCTGACCTGGATGATTTCTACGAAGCCAATATGGATTTGTTGAAGCCGGTTCCTCCTATTGATTTATATCAGCGGGACTGGCCGATTCGTACCCACCAGCCACAGTACCCGCCGGCAAGGACTGTCCCGGGTGTGTTAGGCAATGAAGGTATCTCAATAAACTCGATTATCTCGTCAGGCACCGTGATTGCCGGGGGTAGTGTGCAGAAGTCGATCTTGTTTTCTAATGTGCATATCGGCGATGAGGCCGTTGTTGAAGACAGCATTCTGTTCGATGGGGTGAAAGTGGGTGATGGCGCACATATACGCAACTGTATTATCGATAAGGATGTCGTGATCGCGGCGGCAACGAAAATCGGTTTTTCTGCCAGTGAGGATGGCAAACAGTTCAAAATAACGCCTAATGGGGTGATCGCGATCGGCAAGTCGCGCTCAGATGTTAAGCCTTGA
- the pheT gene encoding phenylalanine--tRNA ligase subunit beta: protein MKFSEQWLREWVNPDVSTEELGHRLTMAGLEVDAIEPVAGEFSKIVVGEVMAVEQHPDADRLRVCKVNVGEPDWLQIVCGAANVSNGMRVPAALVGAKLPGGMKIKKGKLRGVESFGMLCSAAELGLAEEAEGLLPLPEDAEPGADVREYLKLDDVSIELGLTPNRGDCLGMAGLARETGVLFNMDVQQPAMDAVAAMISDTLPVEVQATEDCPRYLGRVIRNIDTSAQTPMWMQERLRRSGLRSISPVVDVTNYVLLELGQPMHAFDLDTLQGGIWVRQAVRQETLVLLDGNKLALKPDTLVIADARGPLALAGIMGGEHSGVTDSSKHLFLESAFFAPESIAGRARGYGLHTDSSHRFERGVDPQIQRQAMERATALLLEIVGGEPGPVIEVLSEAHLPTPTPISLRAARIERVLGITVPAAEVSGMLGRLGMHVETGTGDWQVTPPAFRFDVGIEVDLIEEIGRIYGYDQLPTRHPQAELEIAPRDETKLPLRRIRQRLVDRGYQEAVNYSFIDPAMQARFSPGQTAMALANPLAADMAVMRTSLLPGLVESLKYNLNRQQDRVLLFECGVNYIKQDNDINEKRTIAGVASGTALTEQWAVEGRGFDYFDMKADVEDLLAMSGGLGSVSFVAAENPVYHPGQTAKISRHGEEIGVIGALHPLLVREMGLSGAVFAFEMSLDALQAGELPGFTEVSRYPSIRRDIAIIVNEAVAAENVCNTIRMAAGDKLHNLELFDVYSGKGIDSGRKSLALGLTLQATSRTLTDSDVEAVLEAVLSALKSEYDATLRD from the coding sequence ATGAAATTCAGTGAACAATGGTTACGTGAATGGGTAAACCCGGATGTCTCGACTGAAGAGCTCGGGCACCGTTTAACCATGGCCGGGCTTGAGGTCGATGCCATTGAACCGGTGGCGGGCGAGTTCAGCAAGATCGTTGTCGGTGAGGTCATGGCCGTTGAACAACACCCGGACGCCGATCGTCTGCGCGTCTGCAAGGTGAATGTGGGCGAGCCGGACTGGTTACAGATCGTCTGTGGTGCAGCGAATGTCTCGAACGGCATGCGTGTCCCCGCTGCACTGGTTGGGGCAAAACTGCCCGGCGGCATGAAGATTAAAAAGGGCAAGTTGCGTGGCGTCGAGTCATTCGGCATGTTGTGCTCGGCCGCCGAGCTGGGTCTGGCTGAAGAAGCCGAAGGCCTGTTGCCATTACCAGAGGATGCCGAACCGGGCGCGGATGTGCGAGAGTATCTAAAACTCGACGATGTCAGTATTGAGCTGGGCCTGACCCCAAATCGTGGTGACTGTCTGGGTATGGCGGGTTTGGCCCGTGAGACCGGCGTTTTGTTTAATATGGATGTACAGCAACCGGCCATGGATGCCGTCGCGGCAATGATTTCAGACACCTTGCCGGTAGAGGTTCAGGCTACGGAAGATTGTCCGCGTTATCTCGGGCGTGTGATCCGCAATATCGATACCTCGGCACAAACCCCGATGTGGATGCAGGAGCGCCTGCGTCGCAGTGGCCTGCGCAGCATCAGCCCGGTGGTCGATGTCACCAACTATGTCCTGTTGGAACTGGGGCAGCCCATGCACGCCTTTGACCTCGACACGCTGCAGGGCGGGATATGGGTGCGTCAGGCAGTTCGTCAGGAGACACTGGTACTGCTGGATGGCAACAAGCTAGCACTCAAGCCGGATACGCTGGTGATCGCCGATGCGCGTGGCCCGTTGGCCCTGGCCGGGATCATGGGTGGCGAGCATAGCGGGGTGACGGATAGCAGTAAACACCTGTTCCTTGAGAGCGCCTTTTTTGCCCCGGAGAGTATTGCCGGCCGGGCGCGCGGTTATGGCCTGCATACAGACTCCTCACACCGCTTTGAGCGAGGTGTGGACCCGCAGATACAGAGACAGGCGATGGAGCGTGCAACGGCACTGTTGCTGGAGATCGTTGGTGGTGAACCCGGTCCGGTCATCGAGGTGCTCAGTGAGGCCCATTTGCCCACACCGACGCCGATCAGCCTCCGCGCCGCGCGCATAGAACGTGTGTTGGGCATCACCGTGCCGGCCGCTGAGGTCAGCGGTATGCTTGGACGACTCGGCATGCACGTGGAAACCGGTACAGGCGACTGGCAGGTGACACCGCCGGCCTTCCGTTTTGATGTCGGCATTGAGGTTGACCTGATCGAGGAGATTGGCCGGATCTACGGCTATGACCAATTGCCTACCCGCCACCCGCAGGCCGAGTTGGAAATTGCCCCGCGTGATGAGACCAAGCTGCCGCTACGCCGTATCCGCCAGCGCCTGGTCGACCGCGGCTACCAGGAGGCGGTCAATTACAGCTTTATCGACCCAGCCATGCAGGCCCGCTTCAGCCCGGGGCAGACGGCCATGGCGCTGGCCAACCCCCTGGCGGCCGATATGGCCGTCATGCGCACCAGCCTCTTGCCGGGCCTGGTTGAGTCGCTGAAATACAATCTTAACCGCCAGCAGGACCGTGTCCTGCTCTTCGAGTGTGGTGTTAACTATATTAAGCAAGATAATGATATTAATGAAAAAAGAACTATCGCTGGGGTCGCCTCGGGGACTGCCCTGACAGAACAGTGGGCAGTAGAGGGCCGGGGCTTTGACTATTTCGATATGAAGGCGGATGTCGAGGACCTGCTGGCCATGAGTGGTGGACTGGGCTCTGTGAGCTTTGTCGCCGCGGAAAATCCGGTGTATCACCCCGGTCAAACGGCGAAAATCAGTCGTCATGGCGAGGAAATTGGTGTTATTGGCGCGCTGCATCCGCTATTGGTCCGTGAAATGGGCCTGTCAGGGGCCGTTTTTGCCTTCGAAATGTCGCTGGATGCCCTGCAAGCGGGTGAATTGCCTGGATTTACTGAGGTTTCCCGCTATCCTTCTATACGTCGTGATATCGCCATCATCGTAAATGAGGCGGTCGCTGCCGAAAATGTTTGTAATACAATTAGAATGGCAGCAGGGGATAAGCTTCACAACCTCGAGTTATTTGACGTATATAGTGGCAAAGGTATTGATTCAGGGCGAAAAAGTCTTGCTCTGGGCTTGACCTTACAGGCGACTTCGCGCACTCTTACAGACTCTGATGTTGAGGCCGTTCTGGAAGCGGTGTTATCGGCATTAAAGTCAGAATATGATGCAACTTTAAGAGATTAG